A single window of Larimichthys crocea isolate SSNF chromosome XII, L_crocea_2.0, whole genome shotgun sequence DNA harbors:
- the LOC104940131 gene encoding heme-binding protein 2-like, which produces MIYLSGLVGLLLVLTVNARVGNSTIDFCWETEQCLLFDLICETDKFEARHYDSVKWVSSDETSCIMEVAAMRAFRRLQEYITGTNENGQEMKMVAPVIVKISDKRMWESGTYTVSFLLPAEHQQNPPKPIDDKVYIHVMPKMEVYVLSYGGWMISMVEHIQAYRLSCALDSVDAKYKKGFHYAVGYNGFTTFFNRHNEVWFVIEDEPECSSSSEEL; this is translated from the exons AT GATTTATCTTTCAGGGCTTGTTGGCCTTCTGCTGGTGCTCACAGTTAATGCTAGAGTTGG AAATTCCACCATAGACTTTTGTTGGGAGACAGAACAATGTCTGCTGTTTGATCTGATCTGTGAGACTGACAAATTTGAG GCCCGTCACTATGACTCTGTGAAATGGGTTTCATCTGATGAGACATCCTGCATCATGGAAGTTGCAGCAATGAGAGCTTTCAGACGACTGCAAGAATACATCACTGGTACCAACGAGAatg gacaggaaatgaaaatggTGGCTCCTGTTATTGTGAAAATCTCTGACAAGAGAATGTGGGAAAGCGGTACCTACACAGTGAGTTTCTTGCTGCCAGCTGAACATCAGCAGAATCCCCCCAAACCTATTGATGATAAG GTGTACATACACGTAATGCCAAAAATGGAAGTGTATGTATTGAGCTACGGAGGATGGATGATAAGCATGGTTGAACATATTCAGGCTTACAGATTGTCCTGTGCCCTTGACTCAGTTGATGCAAAGTACAAAAAAGGCTTCCACTATGCCGTTGGATATAACGG CTTTACAACATTTTTCAACAGGCACAATGAGGTGTGGTTTGTCATTGAAGATGAGCCAGAATGTTCCAGCAGCAGTGAGGAACTgtag
- the nr5a5 gene encoding nuclear receptor subfamily 5, group A, member 5 — MDLPGYHPQQPQPLVHHPGSYPEDLLTLDGSSTSQELKIEPDGRPESEESCPICGDKVSGYHYGLLTCESCKGFFKRSVQNNKHYTCAEQQSCPMNLSQRKRCPSCRFQKCLAVGMKREAVRADRMRGGRNKFGPLYRRDRQMKQQKVCHQANTAPYRIKMETTQIHQPTAPNDLHLMSTHTSEPLSSEAFHQSHIYPSGTGQSGVPMPLDCTMNADRVLTPPSLPYPGLYHRTFPGYLQEKGEMSFSYSLAATNHPLHPTPNNLFTSRSTPASSLCPTPGSTTPLFQPPTQTPDTPSSATPTPNFLSQLLEGEQDESQLCNKVVASLQREQANRGKHDCLNTFSIMCKMADQTLFGLVEWARNSTLFKELKVEDQMVLLQSCWSELLVLDHLCRQVTYGKEGCIYLVTGQQIEVSTIISQAGVTLSGLVSRTQDLVSKLKALQLDRHEFVCLKYLVLFNPDVKSVQSRRQVEHTQERVNRALMEHTQQSHPGHSDKFGQLLLRLPEVRSISLQVEEYLYQRHLLGDLPCNSLLTEMLHTKHS; from the exons ATGGACCTTCCTGGTTATCACCCCCAGCAGCCCCAGCCTCTTGTCCACCATCCTGGCAGCTACCCAGAGGATCTGTTAACTTTGGATGGATCGTCAACAT CTCAGGAGTTAAAGATAGAGCCAGATGGCAGACCAGAGTCAGAGGAGAGCTGTCCCATCTGTGGAGACAAAGTGTCAGGATATCACTACGGGCTTCTCACTTGTGAAAGCTGCAAG GGCTTCTTTAAACGCTCAGTTCAAAATAACAAGCATTACACCTGTGCAGAACAACAGAGCTGCCCCATGAACCTTTCACAGAGGAAACGTTGTCCTTCCTGCCGCTTTCAAAAGTGTTTGGCAGTAGGCATGAAGAGAGAAG CAGTAAGAGCAGATCGTATGAGAGGTGGTCGGAATAAATTTGGCCCTTTGTACCGACGGGACAGGCAGATGAAACAGCAAAAAGTGTGTCACCAGGCAAACACTGCTCCCTACAGGATCAAGATGGAAACTACCCAAATTCACCAGCCCACAGCTCCAAATGACCTTCACCTAATGAGCACTCACACAAGTGAACCATTGTCCTCTGAGGCTTTTCATCAGTCCCACATTTATCCCTCTGGCACTGGACAGTCGGGTGTGCCCATGCCTCTGGACTGCACTATGAATGCAGACAGGGTGCTCACTCCCCCATCTCTGCCCTACCCTGGACTATACCATCGCACCTTCCCTGGATACCTCcaggagaaaggagaaatgtcTTTTAGCTACAGCCTAGCTGCAACAAACCATCCATTGCACCCAACTCCAAACAATTTATTCACATCAAGAAGCACACCGGCATCATCCCTCTGCCCAACACCAGGCTCAACCACCCCTCTCTTCCAGCCTCCCACCCAAACCCCAGACACCCCCTCATCGGCCACTCCTACACCCAACTTCTTAAGCCAGCTCCTGGAAGGGGAGCAGGATGAGAGCCAGCTGTGTAACAAGGTTGTCGCAAGTCTGCAGAGGGAACAAGCCAACCGTGGGAAACATGACTGCCTAAATACATTCAGCATCATGTGTAAAATGGCTGATCAGACACTTTTTGGGCTTGTGGAGTGGGCCAGGAACAGTACACTCTTCAAGGAGCTCAAG GTGGAGGACCAGAtggtgctgctgcagagctgttgGAGTGAGCTGCTGGTCCTGGATCACCTCTGTAGACAGGTGACCTATGGCAAAGAGGGCTGCATATATCTGGTCACAGGACAACAG ATTGAAGTGTCGACCATAATCTCTCAGGCAGGAGTGACACTGAGTGGTCTGGTATCAAGGACCCAAGACCTGGTGTCCAAACTGAAGGCACTCCAGTTAGACAGACATGAGTTTGTTTGTCTCAAATACTTGGTGCTATTCAACCCTG ATGTGAAGTCAGTGCAGAGCCGCAGGCAGGTGGAGCACACTCAAGAGAGGGTTAACAGGGCGCTGATGGAGCACACCCAACAGAGTCATCCAGGACACTCAGACAAGTTCGGCCAGCTGTTGCTCCGCCTGCCTGAAGTACGCAGCATTAGTTTGCAGGTTGAGGAGTACTTGTACCAGCGCCATCTTCTGGGAGATTTGCCCTGCAACTCTCTACTCACTGAGATGCTGCACACCAAGCACAGCTAA